One window of Microcoleus sp. FACHB-831 genomic DNA carries:
- a CDS encoding glycoside hydrolase family 15 protein: MSLTPSQLQSQRLDNYYNQIQAVILKRQNAITGLLPASTAITAHGDYTDAWVRDNVYSILAVWGLALAYRKVNEDQGRTYELEQSVVKLMRGLLFCMMRQAHKVERFKESQSLLDALHAKYNTQTGDIVVGDDAWGHLQLDATSLFILMLAQMTASGLHIIYTIDEVNFVQNLVYYIGRTYRTPDYGLWERGNKINVGNPELNASSVGMAKAALEAINGLDLFGVNGSQASVIHVLPDEIARSRMTLKSLLPRESSSKEIDAALLSAISFPAFAVEDVALVERTRQDIIKKLEGRYGCKRFLRDGHQTVLEDPHRLHYEPWELQQFEHIECEWPLFFTYLVLDGLFRGDKEQVQDYQECLESLLIEQDGLRLLPELYYVPADKIEAERANPHSQTRLPNENIPLVWAQSLYLLGQMISDGLLSVGDIDPLGRHLSMGKHQDPLVQIALLAEDEDLQAKLEPHGIATQTPIQVEPIQVRYSSELSNVYTQIGRNDKLGLTGRPSRRSRSLTTSRIFRIRSETIAFLPSFLDPQQFYLTLDYHFLVDQIKSELAYIQRNWYQLGRPTMTLLLTHTMLETGDSALLELMQELNNGLCNGVRVKLGRLNQLMLTAGTERIDFLHKFEFSRSSVKDAAEERYYLIRNQKKNGPLKHTQEFLLECETNLGFLLSSLRSSENIYEQVELLHTLVRLQGLDFDTGFGEPAVKVKVADLLNEVYELAGAGGYWAVVRHAAGLLNKVDVGLSDAVTDILVRGKQLTVGKAYSEASLITRPMSYTEIMEKIRHFCGEDIRDRVLTQEIVLYLGVLIKSEPDLFKGLLTLRVGYLILLVTSEVAAELRLTQDEAYEHLMQSSPFEIKTKLRQVLAGYEGMNQVLRQQESLHIKQREGDIDWAVLPEPEEGEVVAGGWLRKRQMEGAINRVPKDFYPNVWQLMKHCKGLVIGDKLERRNRLDSQLILAEMTPGEKNFALRVEHLLNKIQAPEYRQVNIEALMELGAICDRNPELQVEDYIVLDVLVGHAVRLAWLEKFPERADRYDEHKAFAWRAFYDTSPRDCASAIVKAFRFLTQFGQVSAA, encoded by the coding sequence ATGTCGCTAACTCCATCTCAACTCCAGAGCCAGCGTCTCGATAATTATTACAACCAGATACAGGCTGTTATTCTCAAACGTCAAAACGCGATTACGGGGCTGCTACCAGCCAGTACCGCGATTACCGCTCACGGCGACTATACCGACGCCTGGGTGAGAGACAACGTTTACAGCATTCTCGCGGTCTGGGGACTAGCACTGGCTTATCGCAAAGTCAATGAAGACCAAGGACGCACCTACGAGCTAGAACAAAGCGTCGTCAAACTCATGCGGGGGCTGTTGTTCTGCATGATGCGACAAGCTCATAAAGTCGAACGCTTCAAAGAAAGCCAATCCCTTTTAGATGCCTTACACGCCAAGTACAACACCCAGACAGGGGACATTGTTGTAGGCGATGACGCTTGGGGACACTTGCAACTAGACGCAACATCGCTATTTATCTTGATGCTGGCTCAAATGACAGCATCGGGGTTGCACATCATCTACACGATTGATGAAGTCAATTTTGTTCAAAATCTGGTTTACTACATTGGTCGGACTTACCGGACGCCAGATTACGGGCTTTGGGAGCGGGGAAATAAGATAAACGTGGGCAATCCCGAACTAAATGCTAGTTCGGTGGGGATGGCGAAAGCAGCGCTAGAAGCGATTAATGGATTGGATTTATTCGGCGTAAACGGTTCTCAGGCTTCTGTGATTCACGTTTTGCCAGATGAAATTGCGCGATCGCGCATGACTCTCAAATCTCTATTACCCAGAGAATCTAGTTCTAAAGAAATCGACGCCGCGCTATTAAGTGCAATTAGTTTCCCCGCCTTTGCAGTTGAAGATGTAGCATTAGTCGAACGCACCAGACAAGACATCATCAAAAAGCTGGAAGGACGCTACGGCTGCAAACGCTTCTTGCGCGACGGACATCAAACGGTTTTAGAAGATCCGCACCGCTTGCACTACGAACCTTGGGAACTGCAACAATTTGAGCATATAGAATGCGAGTGGCCGCTATTTTTTACCTACCTGGTACTAGATGGCTTATTTCGCGGCGACAAAGAACAAGTCCAAGACTACCAAGAGTGTCTGGAGTCCCTGCTAATAGAACAGGATGGTTTGCGGCTGCTGCCAGAACTTTATTACGTCCCGGCGGATAAGATTGAAGCGGAGAGGGCAAACCCCCACAGCCAGACGCGCCTGCCCAACGAAAATATACCGCTAGTTTGGGCGCAAAGTTTGTATTTATTAGGCCAGATGATTAGCGATGGGTTGTTATCGGTTGGAGATATCGATCCTTTAGGTCGCCACTTGTCCATGGGTAAGCATCAAGATCCCTTAGTACAAATTGCTCTTCTGGCTGAAGATGAAGATTTGCAGGCAAAGTTGGAGCCTCACGGCATTGCGACGCAGACACCCATACAGGTGGAACCGATTCAAGTGCGCTATTCCAGCGAGCTGTCCAACGTTTATACCCAAATTGGACGTAACGATAAACTAGGGCTTACAGGAAGACCTTCGCGGCGATCGCGCAGTCTCACAACCTCAAGAATATTTCGCATTCGCAGCGAAACTATTGCATTTTTGCCGTCGTTCCTCGATCCGCAGCAGTTTTACCTAACCCTCGACTACCATTTCTTGGTAGATCAGATTAAAAGCGAACTTGCCTATATTCAGCGGAATTGGTATCAACTAGGGCGTCCCACAATGACCCTCCTGCTGACTCATACAATGCTGGAAACTGGCGATAGTGCGCTCCTAGAACTTATGCAGGAACTAAATAACGGTCTGTGTAATGGGGTGCGGGTGAAATTGGGGCGTCTGAATCAGCTAATGCTGACAGCAGGAACAGAACGCATTGATTTTCTGCACAAGTTTGAGTTTAGCCGTTCATCTGTTAAAGATGCGGCTGAAGAGCGGTACTATCTCATCAGGAATCAAAAGAAAAATGGGCCGTTAAAACATACTCAAGAATTTTTGCTGGAGTGCGAAACCAATTTAGGCTTCTTACTCAGCAGCCTGCGCTCGTCTGAGAACATTTACGAGCAAGTTGAATTGCTGCATACCTTAGTGCGCTTGCAAGGATTGGATTTTGATACTGGTTTTGGCGAGCCTGCGGTAAAAGTGAAAGTGGCGGATTTGCTTAATGAAGTTTACGAATTGGCGGGTGCTGGTGGCTATTGGGCTGTGGTGCGCCACGCCGCGGGGTTGCTAAATAAGGTGGATGTTGGTCTATCGGATGCGGTGACTGATATTTTGGTGCGCGGTAAGCAGCTTACTGTAGGTAAAGCTTACAGCGAGGCGTCACTAATTACGCGGCCTATGTCTTACACAGAAATTATGGAGAAAATCAGACATTTCTGTGGGGAAGATATACGCGATCGCGTCCTGACTCAAGAAATAGTACTTTACCTCGGCGTACTAATAAAATCTGAACCCGATCTATTTAAAGGTTTGTTGACGCTACGGGTGGGTTATCTAATTCTGCTAGTAACTAGCGAAGTGGCGGCTGAGTTACGACTAACTCAAGATGAAGCTTACGAACACTTGATGCAATCGAGTCCTTTTGAAATTAAGACTAAGTTACGCCAAGTTTTGGCTGGCTATGAGGGGATGAATCAAGTGCTGCGACAGCAAGAATCTTTGCACATTAAACAGCGGGAAGGGGATATTGATTGGGCGGTGCTACCGGAACCGGAAGAAGGCGAGGTAGTGGCTGGCGGTTGGTTGAGGAAGCGACAGATGGAGGGTGCTATCAATCGCGTACCGAAAGATTTTTATCCCAACGTTTGGCAATTGATGAAACACTGCAAGGGTTTGGTAATTGGCGATAAGTTAGAGCGTCGCAATCGCTTGGATAGTCAATTGATTTTGGCCGAGATGACGCCTGGAGAAAAGAATTTCGCCCTGCGGGTTGAGCATTTGCTTAATAAGATTCAAGCGCCTGAATATCGGCAAGTTAATATTGAGGCGCTGATGGAATTGGGGGCGATATGCGATCGCAACCCCGAATTACAAGTTGAAGACTATATTGTGTTAGATGTGCTAGTTGGTCATGCCGTCCGGCTGGCTTGGCTGGAGAAATTCCCCGAACGAGCAGATCGTTACGATGAGCATAAAGCCTTTGCTTGGAGAGCTTTTTACGATACTTCTCCTCGCGATTGTGCAAGTGCGATTGTCAAGGCTTTCCGCTTCTTGACTCAATTTGGGCAGGTAAGCGCTGCTTAA
- a CDS encoding low molecular weight protein arginine phosphatase has protein sequence MRILFVCTGNTCRSPMAEALFETKVRESDVIEVQSAGIHKFKGFPVSPHAITVLAEYGIKYDRAPQEINPELIEWADLVLTMTKFHKYIAIALFPEIFNKTFTLKEFVGNQNSLNISDPVGKSLSTYRQCAQEIDSAINLLQHKLQIVSETSFSSFIFPTPQPLPPAISLLRWLIRLARLRNNTRH, from the coding sequence ATGCGAATACTATTCGTTTGTACTGGTAACACCTGTCGCAGCCCGATGGCAGAAGCGCTATTTGAGACAAAAGTTCGGGAATCTGATGTAATTGAAGTGCAATCGGCTGGAATTCATAAATTTAAAGGATTTCCAGTATCGCCGCACGCTATAACCGTGTTAGCAGAGTACGGCATTAAATATGACCGCGCACCTCAAGAGATAAATCCAGAATTAATCGAATGGGCAGATTTAGTGCTGACGATGACGAAGTTTCATAAATATATAGCGATCGCTTTATTCCCTGAGATTTTTAATAAGACTTTCACACTCAAAGAATTTGTAGGAAATCAAAATTCCTTAAATATTAGCGATCCAGTGGGCAAATCCTTATCGACATATCGCCAATGCGCCCAGGAAATTGACTCAGCAATAAATCTTTTACAGCACAAGTTACAGATAGTAAGTGAAACAAGCTTTAGTTCTTTTATATTCCCCACTCCTCAACCCTTACCGCCAGCTATATCGCTGTTAAGGTGGCTAATTAGACTGGCGAGATTGAGGAATAATACCCGCCATTAA
- a CDS encoding cell wall metabolism sensor histidine kinase WalK has protein sequence MFQATRRRLAIWYTAVTAVLLLLFATGVYIYVRSTLIERVDDTLNHVVEVVQRSLVIETLPAEKLRVNVEASFPNNANAVEDDHIDLEWFSPMGELLWSTLSEPLDIPIHRTRIGETVHTSGDRLLRQVTERVQIGRQVLGYLRVSHPWFEVAKPTRWLMVDLIFGTALMVISVAASGWWLSGLAMEPVRESYQRLKQFTSDASHELRNPIATIQTNVQVALAYPNPDPQQRRQQLKVVERLTQRLGRLVDDLLFLARQDSGIVQPQLVPVHLDALLMEVIEEQQLLAVEKGVSLSLDLGLPSFPGSDRESDFALMEQENPKSKLQNLNSEEDTLAVSGDWDQLARLFTNLVSNGVQYTAAGGRVDVKLQQIIRHGMPQMQVKVIDTGIGIPESALPRLFDRFYRVDPARSHALGVSTTTGSGLGLAIALAIVQNHGGNIHIESVLHKGTTVTVTLPGLKAE, from the coding sequence ATGTTTCAAGCGACGCGGCGTCGTCTCGCAATCTGGTACACAGCCGTAACCGCCGTTTTGCTACTGCTGTTTGCAACAGGTGTCTATATATATGTCCGCAGCACGCTGATTGAAAGGGTGGACGATACCCTAAATCATGTAGTCGAAGTAGTGCAGCGATCGCTCGTAATAGAAACCTTACCAGCAGAAAAATTGCGCGTTAACGTTGAAGCCAGCTTCCCCAACAATGCCAACGCCGTAGAAGACGACCACATCGATCTAGAGTGGTTTAGCCCAATGGGAGAATTGCTCTGGTCAACCCTCTCAGAACCTCTAGATATTCCCATTCATCGCACCCGCATCGGCGAGACAGTTCATACATCAGGCGATCGCCTGCTCAGACAAGTTACAGAAAGAGTGCAAATCGGGCGGCAGGTACTTGGATATTTGCGCGTAAGCCATCCCTGGTTTGAAGTAGCAAAACCTACTCGCTGGTTGATGGTAGATTTAATTTTTGGTACTGCGCTAATGGTGATCTCCGTTGCAGCAAGCGGCTGGTGGCTTTCCGGGTTAGCGATGGAACCCGTGCGCGAATCTTATCAGCGTCTCAAACAGTTCACTTCTGATGCTTCCCACGAACTGAGAAACCCGATTGCCACGATTCAGACTAACGTGCAAGTTGCGTTAGCCTACCCCAACCCAGATCCGCAACAGAGGCGACAGCAACTAAAAGTTGTAGAAAGATTGACGCAGCGATTAGGGAGATTGGTAGACGATTTGCTGTTTCTGGCAAGACAAGATAGCGGCATCGTTCAGCCTCAGCTAGTTCCAGTCCACCTCGACGCCCTGCTGATGGAAGTAATTGAGGAACAACAACTGCTAGCAGTTGAGAAAGGCGTCAGCCTCTCTCTCGATTTAGGATTGCCCTCATTCCCCGGATCTGACCGGGAATCCGATTTTGCATTGATGGAACAAGAAAATCCAAAATCTAAACTCCAAAATCTAAACTCCGAAGAGGATACCTTAGCAGTGTCCGGAGACTGGGATCAGCTGGCGCGACTATTTACAAATTTAGTTAGTAATGGCGTGCAATATACTGCGGCTGGGGGTCGGGTGGATGTAAAATTGCAGCAAATTATCCGTCACGGGATGCCGCAGATGCAAGTAAAAGTCATAGATACGGGTATCGGTATCCCAGAATCTGCGTTACCTCGTTTGTTCGATAGATTTTATCGGGTAGACCCTGCTAGAAGTCACGCGCTGGGAGTTTCTACCACAACTGGTTCTGGACTGGGGTTAGCGATCGCCTTGGCAATTGTCCAGAATCACGGGGGTAATATTCACATCGAAAGCGTCCTTCATAAAGGCACAACCGTTACTGTCACATTACCTGGATTAAAAGCAGAATAG
- a CDS encoding UbiA prenyltransferase family protein — translation MKNLRPYVAIARPDHWFKNIFILPGVAFAAVLKPDAIFNSEVSLSSFIFRLVIGIISTCLVASANYVINEWLDAEFDKFHPVKKNRPAVQGKLKASIVYTEYALLLLVGLSLASLVSPYFLAVAAALMIQGIFYNIRPMRTKEKAYLDVISEAINNPIRLMLGWFIVTSTPLPPSSLLFAYWMGGAFLMAIKRYGEYRFIANPEQAALYRRSFKFYTENSLLISSFFYANCAAFFLGVFLVKYRIELLLTLPFLAFLFTWYLYIGLKKDSPAQHPERLLRDKRLSAYLLFLGVLFMTLFFARIESLHWFLENSFITQK, via the coding sequence ATGAAAAATCTTCGTCCATATGTAGCCATTGCGCGACCAGACCACTGGTTCAAAAACATATTCATTCTGCCTGGAGTAGCCTTTGCGGCAGTTCTTAAACCTGACGCAATCTTTAACTCCGAGGTTTCACTAAGTAGCTTTATATTCCGGCTTGTTATAGGCATAATTAGTACCTGCCTTGTAGCGTCAGCCAACTATGTTATCAACGAGTGGCTAGATGCAGAATTTGACAAATTCCATCCTGTTAAAAAGAACCGACCAGCAGTTCAGGGAAAGCTTAAGGCATCAATAGTCTATACAGAGTATGCCTTGCTTTTACTTGTAGGTCTTAGTCTCGCATCGCTGGTTTCGCCCTATTTTCTCGCAGTAGCAGCGGCTTTGATGATTCAGGGCATTTTCTACAACATCAGACCGATGCGGACAAAAGAAAAAGCGTATCTCGATGTTATTTCCGAAGCCATAAACAATCCCATCCGGCTAATGTTGGGCTGGTTTATAGTCACCAGTACGCCCCTACCTCCATCAAGTTTATTATTTGCATATTGGATGGGTGGTGCTTTTCTCATGGCTATTAAACGCTATGGAGAATATCGCTTCATTGCCAACCCCGAACAAGCTGCACTGTACCGTCGTTCGTTTAAGTTTTATACGGAAAACAGCCTGTTAATTTCATCTTTTTTCTATGCCAATTGCGCGGCTTTTTTCTTGGGAGTTTTCTTAGTTAAATACCGCATTGAGTTACTTTTGACTCTCCCATTTTTGGCCTTTCTTTTTACCTGGTACTTATACATCGGCCTCAAGAAGGATTCGCCAGCACAGCATCCAGAACGTCTGCTTCGTGACAAGCGTCTTAGCGCCTATTTGCTATTTCTTGGGGTTCTGTTTATGACGCTGTTTTTTGCTAGAATTGAATCTTTGCATTGGTTTTTAGAGAATTCCTTCATAACTCAGAAGTAA
- a CDS encoding YfhO family protein, whose amino-acid sequence MQTRLVFDADVWGTEESKAMNDDINSDRNPESELSQAAVADSFVSDEPAWRKFLIPALIFVWPFIYFFRSVFPINGKYVAINNDFDTLYYIYKVYLLDNLSNGRIPMWSPSEAAGFPFASSPFTQTFYPLNLLLTIFYKVAGGYTRLDHQIFAISGVSIFGLGLYFWLKEFKFNVRSLLFATLVMSVSFKVAELLRFPNAIHTAAWLPWILFALTKILQSQSLKKAAKYGLLILFFLVCLLTAGYPYYVYYSLFLFGPYVLLFAIPKLRQKFFGKLKVRLGISSAILAVAGVSSLVISLPFLGKMSKLLKDTTDRGGGNFAYSTEHKFFINDTIGSLIFPPFARAEGWYYFGILGVFIILLYFFSELFGDSSKNAPCYRDRLVKISFLVFFITITYITYGRYSLLFKVLWQYMPGFASLRTWGRMNIILVPIIAWVMAIAYTYFEELITRRSSTATPRGLSKWAPIYVVTGAYVAILLVQSFVYSKKKYTGYWKEYFKNVASTDILFIIYGAIAFAIVLGILIVSTRIKLGNPKILSAIVAGLILFSALDMRNVGAFMWLYPNLFETPTRYRLNVAQQNLQSFTVPRADPLTSPQLSLSVNSSFNVRSIPNWHFNRYNKFLASTEDQVDARRKLLGVIDARKLYFSKAIDYPKIQPFLDDAAQFTDFEQVISYTGDELTLDVRAATDGYLSFIDNWDANWEATVDGKPTSIELLFGTFKSVKLPAGNHRVTFAYRPGLLGKK is encoded by the coding sequence TTGCAAACAAGGCTTGTGTTTGATGCGGATGTTTGGGGCACGGAGGAATCAAAAGCGATGAATGACGATATAAATAGCGATCGCAATCCTGAAAGCGAGTTATCACAAGCCGCAGTAGCAGATAGTTTTGTTAGCGATGAACCTGCATGGCGTAAGTTTCTCATCCCTGCTTTGATCTTTGTTTGGCCGTTTATCTATTTCTTTAGATCGGTTTTTCCCATAAATGGCAAATATGTTGCCATCAATAATGACTTTGACACTCTCTATTACATTTATAAAGTTTATCTCTTAGACAATTTAAGCAACGGACGAATTCCCATGTGGTCGCCATCTGAAGCCGCAGGATTCCCCTTTGCATCAAGTCCATTTACACAAACTTTTTACCCGCTAAATTTATTATTAACGATATTTTATAAAGTTGCTGGAGGCTACACTCGCTTAGATCATCAAATTTTTGCCATTTCAGGCGTTTCTATTTTTGGATTAGGACTGTATTTCTGGCTAAAGGAATTTAAGTTTAATGTGCGATCGCTGCTGTTCGCCACGCTTGTCATGTCGGTTAGCTTCAAAGTGGCAGAACTTTTAAGGTTTCCCAATGCTATCCATACAGCAGCATGGCTACCTTGGATACTGTTTGCGCTGACCAAGATTTTACAAAGCCAGTCGCTAAAAAAGGCGGCAAAATACGGTCTGCTTATTCTGTTTTTTCTGGTTTGTTTACTTACCGCAGGTTATCCCTACTACGTCTATTACTCGCTGTTTCTGTTTGGCCCCTACGTGTTGCTATTTGCAATACCCAAACTGCGGCAAAAGTTCTTTGGTAAATTGAAAGTTAGATTAGGAATTTCAAGTGCTATTTTGGCAGTTGCAGGTGTATCTTCCCTCGTAATATCCTTGCCATTTCTTGGCAAAATGAGCAAGTTACTGAAGGATACAACAGACAGAGGAGGAGGCAATTTTGCATATTCTACAGAACACAAGTTCTTTATAAACGATACGATTGGATCGCTGATTTTCCCTCCCTTTGCCCGCGCCGAGGGTTGGTATTACTTCGGAATATTGGGTGTTTTTATAATTCTTCTATACTTCTTCAGCGAACTATTTGGCGATTCTTCCAAAAATGCACCTTGCTATCGCGACCGTTTGGTAAAAATAAGTTTTCTAGTTTTTTTTATTACAATTACCTATATTACCTACGGTCGATATTCTTTGCTTTTCAAAGTTCTGTGGCAATATATGCCAGGATTTGCTAGCCTTCGCACCTGGGGCAGGATGAATATTATTCTCGTGCCTATAATCGCCTGGGTAATGGCTATTGCTTACACTTATTTTGAAGAACTAATTACTAGAAGAAGCAGTACAGCAACGCCGAGGGGGTTGTCAAAGTGGGCACCTATTTATGTAGTGACTGGTGCTTATGTAGCTATTTTACTCGTTCAGTCATTTGTATATAGCAAGAAAAAATATACTGGCTACTGGAAAGAGTATTTTAAGAACGTAGCATCAACAGATATTTTATTTATCATATATGGCGCGATCGCCTTCGCAATCGTGCTGGGCATTTTAATTGTATCGACACGAATTAAGCTAGGAAACCCTAAAATTCTTTCTGCCATCGTAGCTGGACTGATTTTGTTCTCTGCTTTGGATATGCGAAACGTTGGCGCTTTCATGTGGCTATATCCCAATTTGTTTGAGACGCCAACCAGATATAGATTAAATGTTGCTCAACAAAATTTGCAGTCTTTCACAGTCCCAAGAGCAGATCCCTTAACATCTCCGCAGCTATCGCTCTCAGTCAATTCTAGCTTTAACGTTAGAAGCATACCCAACTGGCACTTCAATCGTTATAACAAGTTTCTCGCAAGTACCGAAGATCAAGTAGATGCGAGAAGAAAACTATTGGGAGTAATTGATGCAAGAAAGCTTTATTTCTCTAAAGCTATTGATTACCCAAAGATACAACCATTTCTTGACGATGCAGCGCAATTCACAGATTTTGAACAGGTAATTTCCTACACGGGCGACGAGTTAACCTTAGATGTGCGTGCTGCAACAGACGGCTATTTGAGCTTTATAGACAATTGGGATGCAAATTGGGAAGCTACAGTTGACGGTAAGCCTACGAGTATAGAACTACTATTCGGTACTTTCAAATCGGTGAAGTTACCAGCAGGTAATCATCGGGTAACGTTTGCTTATAGGCCTGGGTTGTTGGGCAAAAAATAG
- a CDS encoding DUF2267 domain-containing protein: MTIELREDVAYILLKKIGETQEGEAQQEVKFTEADFGGLQVTPVDLLGHLDYLNQKQYIHAEFTGNAYANQEDVPDAANPKEFDFRIANSFGASDGPLPHLITFKSAALTEKGRKLLEEMDANPPKSLGEGPTVPIYDKDMPFLEKVMLKGNLTDVYDARDITEVVFRTMRDMMTNEASARVAEELHEESLPTEEKALQNEVAELWKDTNPLVSFLSKIRPPLIIKSDTFLFRIRQEAGLPATTGPETVTKAVFSATKDDLSPERIQEIATFLPDKIRELWEQA; this comes from the coding sequence ATGACCATTGAGTTACGAGAAGACGTTGCCTACATTTTGTTGAAAAAAATCGGCGAAACGCAGGAAGGCGAAGCCCAGCAAGAAGTTAAATTCACTGAAGCAGATTTCGGTGGCCTGCAAGTTACACCCGTAGATTTGCTAGGACACCTAGATTATTTAAATCAAAAACAATATATCCACGCTGAATTTACGGGTAATGCCTACGCCAACCAGGAAGATGTTCCTGACGCGGCTAACCCTAAAGAATTCGATTTCAGAATCGCTAATTCTTTTGGTGCGTCCGATGGCCCCCTGCCTCACTTAATTACCTTTAAAAGTGCCGCATTAACAGAAAAAGGCCGCAAGCTTCTCGAAGAAATGGATGCAAATCCTCCTAAGTCTCTCGGAGAAGGGCCAACAGTACCTATTTACGACAAAGATATGCCCTTCCTAGAGAAGGTCATGCTTAAGGGCAACCTAACTGATGTTTATGATGCAAGAGATATAACTGAGGTTGTCTTCCGCACCATGCGCGACATGATGACGAATGAAGCATCAGCGCGGGTTGCCGAGGAATTACACGAAGAGTCTCTGCCGACTGAAGAAAAAGCGCTACAAAACGAAGTGGCAGAACTTTGGAAAGATACAAATCCTTTGGTCAGTTTCCTCAGCAAGATTCGTCCACCTCTGATCATTAAGTCTGATACTTTTCTATTCCGCATCAGACAAGAGGCTGGTCTACCTGCTACCACAGGCCCGGAAACTGTTACCAAAGCAGTGTTCTCGGCGACAAAAGACGACTTGTCCCCAGAACGGATTCAAGAAATTGCTACATTTTTACCCGACAAAATCCGGGAATTGTGGGAGCAAGCCTAG
- a CDS encoding tetratricopeptide repeat protein, whose protein sequence is MHRWCLQEGKSISNFRLVTKAKSLLLFATSLSLIPSLLLGIIFTFYSSSARAIDALNPQLNIPLNNGTLGEPREEADVLVRLGGQAQQQGRLEKAISYWLQALSIYQRIGEDQGIGLTYDFIGLAYGRLGRYREAEDALRRRLAVARDRKDFQGQIYGLNNVGTVLLQSGNLPAAQTTFREALAIARSVKNIAGEGLSLSNLALVLAGLGDYNQAIKQYEIALALRLQARDPLAETNTRNNLADAYRAIGRYEDALNSYRVALEVATEARDRAGQFRAYDGLAVSYSAVKKYDLAFKALDGRIALARLDQNLLEELRSLRLYAQLYQVNGHYGTARDFYERAIAITRSLGDVQQEALLINELDQIRYQRVSR, encoded by the coding sequence ATGCATCGATGGTGTCTTCAGGAAGGCAAAAGCATTTCCAACTTCCGGCTGGTAACTAAAGCCAAGAGTTTGTTGCTGTTTGCTACTTCTTTGTCCCTCATTCCTAGTCTGTTACTGGGAATTATCTTTACTTTTTACTCGTCCAGCGCCAGAGCTATCGACGCTCTTAACCCACAGCTAAACATTCCTCTAAATAACGGCACTCTAGGGGAGCCAAGGGAGGAGGCGGACGTGCTGGTGCGTCTGGGGGGACAGGCGCAACAACAAGGCAGGCTAGAAAAAGCGATTTCCTACTGGTTGCAAGCTTTAAGTATTTATCAAAGAATTGGTGAGGATCAGGGAATTGGCCTTACCTACGATTTTATTGGTCTGGCCTACGGTCGCCTGGGACGCTATAGGGAGGCGGAAGATGCGCTGCGACGACGCTTGGCTGTAGCGAGAGACCGCAAGGATTTTCAGGGACAGATATATGGACTGAATAATGTAGGAACGGTTCTGTTGCAATCGGGTAATCTTCCGGCGGCACAAACTACATTTCGGGAGGCGCTAGCTATTGCCAGAAGCGTAAAAAATATTGCTGGCGAAGGGCTATCGTTGAGCAATCTTGCTTTGGTGTTAGCTGGGTTGGGAGATTATAACCAGGCGATCAAACAGTATGAGATAGCTTTGGCTTTGCGGCTTCAAGCTAGAGATCCGCTAGCTGAAACTAATACGCGCAATAATTTGGCAGATGCGTATCGCGCTATCGGACGCTATGAAGATGCGCTGAATTCCTACCGCGTGGCGCTGGAAGTGGCGACGGAAGCTCGCGATCGCGCTGGCCAATTTCGCGCTTATGATGGTCTGGCTGTATCCTACAGCGCTGTCAAAAAGTACGACCTTGCTTTTAAAGCACTTGACGGGCGCATTGCTCTGGCTAGGCTGGACCAAAACTTACTTGAAGAATTAAGGTCGCTGCGGTTATACGCTCAACTTTACCAAGTCAACGGACACTACGGAACGGCGCGTGATTTCTACGAACGGGCGATCGCCATTACCAGGTCGCTGGGCGATGTTCAGCAAGAAGCGCTTTTAATTAACGAACTAGATCAAATCCGCTATCAGCGGGTATCGAGGTAA